The Microcebus murinus isolate Inina chromosome 4, M.murinus_Inina_mat1.0, whole genome shotgun sequence genome has a segment encoding these proteins:
- the LOC105883502 gene encoding olfactory receptor 51I2-like: MFNSSQFTPKYFLLTGFPGLEALYPWFIFPFCSIYLVALAGNSLILAVIKKNMSLHQPMYLFLAMLAFAELGVSVSTLPTVLGIFLFGAKEIFFEACLLQMFSIHSFSIMESGVLLAMSVDRFVAIYNPLQYTAILTQPRIAGTGAALGLKSVMLMFPLPFLLQRLPFCGHNTLSHSYCLHSDLIQLPCGNTRPNSILGLCIVTSTFGLDSLLIVVSYVLILYTVLGITSGEGRRKALNTCMSHICAVLVYYVPMISVALVHRFMKHVAPAVRLLLANVYLLVPPVLNPIIYSVKTKQIRQALIQLFLKRKY; encoded by the coding sequence ATGTTCAACAGCAGTCAATTCACCCCAAAGTATTTTCTGCTGACTGGTTTCCCTGGTCTGGAGGCACTGTACCCATGGTTCATCTTTCCATTCTGCTCCATATATCTTGTGGCCCTTGCGGGCAATAGCCTCATCCTGGCTGTGATCAAGAAAAACATGTCTCTGCACCAGCCAATGTACCTGTTCCTTGCTATGCTGGCCTTTGCAGAGCTTGGTGTCTCTGTGTCTACACTGCCCACTGTGCTGGGCATCTTCCTTTTTGGTGCCAAGGAGATCTTCTTTGAAGCCTGCCTTTTGCAGATGTTCTCCATACATTCATTTTCCATCATGGAGTCAGGAGTTCTGCTGGCCATGTCTGTGGACCGCTTTGTGGCCATCTACAATCCACTGCAGTACACTGCCATCCTGACCCAGCCCCGCATTGCTGGTACAGGTGCTGCTCTTGGACTGAAGAGTGTGATGCTCATGTTCCCACTGCCCTTTCTCCTGCAGCGTCTGCCCTTCTGTGGCCACAATACCCTCTCTCACTCCTATTGTCTGCACTCAGATCTGATCCAGCTGCCCTGTGGGAACACTCGACCCAATAGCATTCTGGGGCTCTGCATTGTCACTTCCACTTTTGGGCTGGACTCACTGCTCATCGTTGTCTCTTACGTGCTGATACTCTACACAGTGCTGGGCATTACCTCTGGTGAGGGGCGGCGGAAGGCCCTCAACACATGTATGTCACACATCTGTGCAGTCCTTGTGTACTACGTGCCCATGATTAGCGTAGCACTGGTGCATCGCTTCATGAAGCACGTTGCACCTGCTGTCCGCCTACTCCTGGCCAATGTCTATCTTCTGGTGCCACCTGTACTCAATCCCATCATCTACAGTGTTAAGACCAAGCAGATTCGCCAGGCATTGATCCAactctttcttaaaagaaaatattaa